The following are from one region of the Siniperca chuatsi isolate FFG_IHB_CAS linkage group LG13, ASM2008510v1, whole genome shotgun sequence genome:
- the tfr1a gene encoding transferrin receptor 1a isoform X1 — MDQARSTISKIFNGEPHSYTRFNLTQNMEGDNSQVEMKLSSDMDEEAVGNGVGDHRNHNSNGKPYMAQKLGRTPKNLCFMAVTTLLIFIIGYLIGYLVHRKKDLAPICAASVLPFKDAEVHETGAAPLMNWDDVKKLLAQKLTAAKFEPVFSEFSSDSHQAGSPGDEALGNKVLKKFKEYGMTSWTDEHFVKVQDPPASGSNRLVFNGKEERPTGFLSYSATGKVQGSILYAFYGQENDFMLLRDKNINLSGKVILVRAGKISFAEKVANAAKMNASAVLIYPDPADYSIGDTTQLFGHVHMGSGDPYTPGFPSFNHTQFPPVQSSGLPKILAQTITTGMAKNILKQLGGQNMPQGWGSYFKLGNESNIITVEVNNVPTEKKINNVFGVIKGFVDADRYVVIGAQRDAWGPGFATSTVGTSVLVELARSISDMVKNDGFKPRRSIVFASWSAGEYGSVGATEWLEGYVSSLSMKAFSYINLDGVVTGWSGFKVAASPLMHSLIESSLKEVNSLNKPATLFSQFGKGDWESNVLEPLKLDNAAYPFLAFSGIPSVSFRFTPANSDYQYFGTMLDTREKLNAATASQVPQLAETVTRFAGHIALRLVHDHLLRMDLMKYDRIIRTQVAQINGKVKAVQRMTPQLLPKALTVRWLISASGSYSRASRSLAADIENSNLEDIEMCRIINDRIMAVERNFLSPYVSPRESPFRHILLGSGPHTLKALINHLEAFRADDPKADADLFRNQFALATWTIQGCANSLAGDIWSLDNEI; from the exons ATGGACCAGGCAAGGTCAACGATATCCAAAATT TTTAACGGGGAGCCGCACTCCTACACACGTTTCAACTTGACCCAGAACATGGAAGGCGATAACAGCCAAGTGGAGATGAAGCTGTCGTCCGACATGGATGAGGAGGCTGTGGGAAATGGCGTGGGAGACCACCGCAATCACAACTCCAACGGCAAACCCTACATGGCTCAAAAGCTTGGACGCACCCCCAAGAACCTCTGCTTCATGGCAGTCACCACCCTCCTCATCTTTATCATCG GGTACTTGATTGGCTACTTGGTTCATCGGAAGAAGGACTTGGCTCCCATCTGTGCAGCCTCCGTGCTCCCTTTTAAAGACGCTGAAGTCCATGAGACGGGTGCTGCCCCCCTCATGAACTGGGACGATGTCAAAAAGCTCCTCGCCCAAAAACTCACTGCAGCCAAATTTGAACCTGTTTTCAG TGAGTTTTCCAGTGACAGCCACCAGGCTGGTTCTCCAGGTGATGAGGCTCTGGGGAACAAGGTGCTCAAGAAGTTTAAAGAGTATGGCATGACCAGCTGGACCGATGAGCACTTTGTTAAGGTTCAGGACCCCCCAGCTTCTGGCTCCAACAGATTGGTTTTCAACGGGAAGGAGGAGCGTCCAACCGGATTCCTGTCCTACAGTGCCACTGGAAAAGTACAG GGTTCCATCTTGTATGCGTTTTACGGGCAGGAAAATGATTTCATGTTGCTGCGGGACAAGAACATCAACCTGAGTGGCAAGGTCATCCTGGTCAGAGCTGGTAAAATCAGCTTTGCTGAGAAG GTAGCCAATGCTGCCAAAATGAATGCCTCTGCTGTGTTGATCTACCCAGACCCCGCCGATTACTCTATTGGAGACACCACTCAGCTCTTTGGTCAT GTCCACATGGGTTCAGGGGATCCCTACACCCCAGGCTTCCCCTCCTTCAACCACACCCAGTTTCCACCTGTCCAGTCTTCAGGTCTGCCAAAAATCTTGGCTCAGACCATCACGACAGGCATGgccaaaaacattttgaa GCAACTGGGGGGTCAGAATATGCCGCAAGGGTGGGGAAGCTACTTCAAACTTGGAAATGAGAGCAATATTATTACCGTGGAGGTCAACAACGTTCCCACTGAGAAGAAGATAAACAATGTCTTCGGAGTCATCAAAGGCTTTGTGGATGCAG atCGATATGTGGTTATCGGTGCCCAGAGGGACGCTTGGGGTCCAGGTTTTGCTACGTCGACAGTCGGTACCAGCGTCCTTGTTGAGCTGGCACGTTCCATCTCAGATATGGTGAAGAATG ACGGATTCAAGCCAAGGAGAAGCATTGTGTTTGCTAGCTGGAGTGCTGGAGAATATGGGAGCGTTGGCGCCACCGAGTGGTTGGAG GGTTATGTATCTTCTCTGAGCATGAAAGCCTTCTCCTACATCAACCTGGATGGCGTTGTAACAG GTTGGAGTGGATTTAAAGTAGCAGCCAGTCCCTTGATGCACAGCCTGATCGAGAGCTCTCTGAAAGAG GTGAACTCCCTAAACAAGCCTGCGACTCTCTTTTCACAATTTGGAAAGGGCGACTGGGAATCAAATGT gtTGGAGCCTCTGAAGTTGGATAATGCTGCGTATCCTTTCCTTGCCTTTTCTGGCATTCCCTCAGTCTCATTTAGATTCACCCCTGCTAATTCA GACTACCAGTACTTTGGCACAATGCTGGACACCCGGGAGAAACTGAACGCGGCCACGGCCAGCCAGGTTCCTCAGCTGGCTGAAACAGTGACCCGGTTCGCAGGTCACATAGCGCTGAGGCTGGTCCATGATCATCTGCTGCGGATGGACCTGATGAAGTACGACCGCATTATACGTACTCAAGTGGCTCAGATCAACGGGAAAGTCAAGGCTGTTCAGAGG ATGACGCCCCAGCTGTTGCCCAAGGCCCTGACAGTGCGGTGGTTGATCTCGGCCTCTGGATCGTACAGCCGCGCCTCTCGCAGCCTGGCAGCAGACATCGAGAACAGCAACCTGGAGGACATCGAGATGTGCCGCATCATTAATGACCGCATCATGGCG GTGGAAAGGAACTTCCTGTCCCCCTATGTGTCTCCCAGAGAGAGTCCTTTCCGCCACATCCTGCTGGGCTCTGGCCCTCACACTCTCAAGGCTCTGATCAACCACCTCGAAGCCTTCAGGGCTGACGACCCCAAGGCAGACGCCGACCTGTTCCGCAACCAGTTTGCCCTGGCGACCTGGACCATTCAGGGCTGTGCCAACTCACTAGCAGGGGACATCTGGTCTTTGGATAATGAAATCTAA
- the tfr1a gene encoding transferrin receptor 1a isoform X2 produces the protein MFNGEPHSYTRFNLTQNMEGDNSQVEMKLSSDMDEEAVGNGVGDHRNHNSNGKPYMAQKLGRTPKNLCFMAVTTLLIFIIGYLIGYLVHRKKDLAPICAASVLPFKDAEVHETGAAPLMNWDDVKKLLAQKLTAAKFEPVFSEFSSDSHQAGSPGDEALGNKVLKKFKEYGMTSWTDEHFVKVQDPPASGSNRLVFNGKEERPTGFLSYSATGKVQGSILYAFYGQENDFMLLRDKNINLSGKVILVRAGKISFAEKVANAAKMNASAVLIYPDPADYSIGDTTQLFGHVHMGSGDPYTPGFPSFNHTQFPPVQSSGLPKILAQTITTGMAKNILKQLGGQNMPQGWGSYFKLGNESNIITVEVNNVPTEKKINNVFGVIKGFVDADRYVVIGAQRDAWGPGFATSTVGTSVLVELARSISDMVKNDGFKPRRSIVFASWSAGEYGSVGATEWLEGYVSSLSMKAFSYINLDGVVTGWSGFKVAASPLMHSLIESSLKEVNSLNKPATLFSQFGKGDWESNVLEPLKLDNAAYPFLAFSGIPSVSFRFTPANSDYQYFGTMLDTREKLNAATASQVPQLAETVTRFAGHIALRLVHDHLLRMDLMKYDRIIRTQVAQINGKVKAVQRMTPQLLPKALTVRWLISASGSYSRASRSLAADIENSNLEDIEMCRIINDRIMAVERNFLSPYVSPRESPFRHILLGSGPHTLKALINHLEAFRADDPKADADLFRNQFALATWTIQGCANSLAGDIWSLDNEI, from the exons ATG TTTAACGGGGAGCCGCACTCCTACACACGTTTCAACTTGACCCAGAACATGGAAGGCGATAACAGCCAAGTGGAGATGAAGCTGTCGTCCGACATGGATGAGGAGGCTGTGGGAAATGGCGTGGGAGACCACCGCAATCACAACTCCAACGGCAAACCCTACATGGCTCAAAAGCTTGGACGCACCCCCAAGAACCTCTGCTTCATGGCAGTCACCACCCTCCTCATCTTTATCATCG GGTACTTGATTGGCTACTTGGTTCATCGGAAGAAGGACTTGGCTCCCATCTGTGCAGCCTCCGTGCTCCCTTTTAAAGACGCTGAAGTCCATGAGACGGGTGCTGCCCCCCTCATGAACTGGGACGATGTCAAAAAGCTCCTCGCCCAAAAACTCACTGCAGCCAAATTTGAACCTGTTTTCAG TGAGTTTTCCAGTGACAGCCACCAGGCTGGTTCTCCAGGTGATGAGGCTCTGGGGAACAAGGTGCTCAAGAAGTTTAAAGAGTATGGCATGACCAGCTGGACCGATGAGCACTTTGTTAAGGTTCAGGACCCCCCAGCTTCTGGCTCCAACAGATTGGTTTTCAACGGGAAGGAGGAGCGTCCAACCGGATTCCTGTCCTACAGTGCCACTGGAAAAGTACAG GGTTCCATCTTGTATGCGTTTTACGGGCAGGAAAATGATTTCATGTTGCTGCGGGACAAGAACATCAACCTGAGTGGCAAGGTCATCCTGGTCAGAGCTGGTAAAATCAGCTTTGCTGAGAAG GTAGCCAATGCTGCCAAAATGAATGCCTCTGCTGTGTTGATCTACCCAGACCCCGCCGATTACTCTATTGGAGACACCACTCAGCTCTTTGGTCAT GTCCACATGGGTTCAGGGGATCCCTACACCCCAGGCTTCCCCTCCTTCAACCACACCCAGTTTCCACCTGTCCAGTCTTCAGGTCTGCCAAAAATCTTGGCTCAGACCATCACGACAGGCATGgccaaaaacattttgaa GCAACTGGGGGGTCAGAATATGCCGCAAGGGTGGGGAAGCTACTTCAAACTTGGAAATGAGAGCAATATTATTACCGTGGAGGTCAACAACGTTCCCACTGAGAAGAAGATAAACAATGTCTTCGGAGTCATCAAAGGCTTTGTGGATGCAG atCGATATGTGGTTATCGGTGCCCAGAGGGACGCTTGGGGTCCAGGTTTTGCTACGTCGACAGTCGGTACCAGCGTCCTTGTTGAGCTGGCACGTTCCATCTCAGATATGGTGAAGAATG ACGGATTCAAGCCAAGGAGAAGCATTGTGTTTGCTAGCTGGAGTGCTGGAGAATATGGGAGCGTTGGCGCCACCGAGTGGTTGGAG GGTTATGTATCTTCTCTGAGCATGAAAGCCTTCTCCTACATCAACCTGGATGGCGTTGTAACAG GTTGGAGTGGATTTAAAGTAGCAGCCAGTCCCTTGATGCACAGCCTGATCGAGAGCTCTCTGAAAGAG GTGAACTCCCTAAACAAGCCTGCGACTCTCTTTTCACAATTTGGAAAGGGCGACTGGGAATCAAATGT gtTGGAGCCTCTGAAGTTGGATAATGCTGCGTATCCTTTCCTTGCCTTTTCTGGCATTCCCTCAGTCTCATTTAGATTCACCCCTGCTAATTCA GACTACCAGTACTTTGGCACAATGCTGGACACCCGGGAGAAACTGAACGCGGCCACGGCCAGCCAGGTTCCTCAGCTGGCTGAAACAGTGACCCGGTTCGCAGGTCACATAGCGCTGAGGCTGGTCCATGATCATCTGCTGCGGATGGACCTGATGAAGTACGACCGCATTATACGTACTCAAGTGGCTCAGATCAACGGGAAAGTCAAGGCTGTTCAGAGG ATGACGCCCCAGCTGTTGCCCAAGGCCCTGACAGTGCGGTGGTTGATCTCGGCCTCTGGATCGTACAGCCGCGCCTCTCGCAGCCTGGCAGCAGACATCGAGAACAGCAACCTGGAGGACATCGAGATGTGCCGCATCATTAATGACCGCATCATGGCG GTGGAAAGGAACTTCCTGTCCCCCTATGTGTCTCCCAGAGAGAGTCCTTTCCGCCACATCCTGCTGGGCTCTGGCCCTCACACTCTCAAGGCTCTGATCAACCACCTCGAAGCCTTCAGGGCTGACGACCCCAAGGCAGACGCCGACCTGTTCCGCAACCAGTTTGCCCTGGCGACCTGGACCATTCAGGGCTGTGCCAACTCACTAGCAGGGGACATCTGGTCTTTGGATAATGAAATCTAA